One Aneurinibacillus migulanus genomic region harbors:
- the pknB gene encoding Stk1 family PASTA domain-containing Ser/Thr kinase codes for MNGKRIGGRYDIEQQIGEGGMAIVYRARDTLLNRTVALKVLRSQFGNDDDFVARFHREAQAAASLSHPNVVNIYDIGQEDEMYYIVMEYIEGMTLKQYINEHAPLDMKKAVDIGMQICDALDHAHQNELIHRDIKPHNILINKYGRIKVTDFGIARAVSSVTITHTGSVLGSVHYFSPEQAKGIAAGVKSDLYSLGVVLYEMLTGELPFSGDSPISVALKHLQESYVAPRKLRPEIPQSLENVIIRAMAKEPMYRYESAREMLEDLQTSLSPERRNEALYLLPEKYGEEEEDPEITRVIPAIKPEMMRKRNWDEEAVSAKETIEVAEKPAVEKEEFETEDKQTKRLPVKKAAGWTAGVFLFLALVGVAIFYGNSLFKVPDVTVPSVQNMSLEEARKTLEGVNLEPVIQKQPSEDVAPDHVIKQTPAANMPVKENSQVQLIVSEGKPKGTMPNFVGKNISDVESQLSGKYKDYKIQKEINDSQPPGTILRQEPLAGQEIVASDTQVTLVVSEGQEKTRVPALKGLTEEEAKARLEEAGLKVQVKTKQSYEPKGTVIDQSRRADNEVERGLYVRITVSDGSLPGESRQVEEPVDVYLNPGERAAIEIKVTDAAGQDKTVHTSVIEQSMKFKVKVVVTPSQDARIQVYKDGQLYEEKEVKYSDVP; via the coding sequence ATGAATGGAAAGCGAATTGGCGGCCGCTATGATATTGAGCAGCAGATTGGGGAAGGCGGCATGGCTATTGTCTACCGTGCGCGAGATACATTGCTGAATCGTACGGTAGCTTTGAAAGTGCTGCGTTCCCAATTCGGCAACGATGACGATTTCGTCGCCCGTTTTCATAGAGAGGCTCAGGCAGCGGCTAGTTTATCCCATCCGAATGTGGTAAATATTTATGATATTGGCCAGGAAGATGAGATGTACTACATTGTAATGGAGTATATCGAAGGGATGACGCTCAAGCAGTATATTAATGAACACGCGCCGCTCGATATGAAAAAAGCTGTGGATATTGGGATGCAGATTTGCGATGCGCTTGATCATGCGCATCAAAATGAACTGATTCACCGTGATATTAAACCACATAATATCTTGATTAATAAATATGGACGGATTAAGGTAACCGACTTCGGCATTGCCCGGGCGGTATCATCCGTTACAATTACACACACCGGTTCCGTGCTCGGCTCTGTGCATTATTTCTCGCCGGAGCAAGCGAAAGGAATTGCGGCTGGAGTTAAATCGGATTTGTATTCACTTGGTGTTGTGTTATACGAGATGCTTACTGGGGAGTTGCCATTTTCCGGCGATTCGCCGATTAGTGTAGCATTGAAGCATTTGCAAGAGTCGTATGTGGCGCCACGTAAACTTCGGCCAGAAATTCCGCAGAGCCTGGAGAACGTGATTATCCGCGCAATGGCCAAAGAACCAATGTATCGATATGAATCGGCGCGTGAAATGCTAGAAGATTTACAGACATCACTTTCACCGGAACGCCGTAATGAGGCGCTATATTTGCTTCCGGAAAAGTATGGTGAAGAGGAAGAAGATCCGGAGATTACCCGCGTCATTCCGGCGATTAAACCGGAAATGATGCGTAAACGCAACTGGGATGAAGAAGCCGTATCAGCAAAAGAAACAATTGAGGTGGCAGAAAAGCCAGCCGTAGAGAAAGAAGAATTCGAGACGGAAGACAAGCAAACGAAACGCCTTCCCGTTAAAAAAGCGGCAGGTTGGACCGCAGGAGTTTTCTTGTTTTTAGCTTTGGTTGGGGTTGCCATTTTCTACGGGAATTCATTGTTTAAGGTTCCGGATGTCACAGTGCCTTCCGTGCAGAACATGTCGCTGGAAGAGGCGCGTAAAACGCTGGAAGGAGTAAATCTTGAGCCTGTTATTCAGAAGCAGCCTAGTGAAGACGTGGCACCTGACCATGTGATTAAGCAGACCCCGGCAGCAAACATGCCGGTAAAGGAAAATTCGCAAGTGCAACTGATTGTTAGTGAAGGAAAGCCAAAAGGAACCATGCCGAATTTCGTCGGAAAGAATATCTCTGATGTGGAAAGCCAACTGAGTGGCAAATATAAAGATTATAAAATCCAAAAAGAGATAAATGACAGCCAGCCGCCCGGTACGATTCTTAGGCAAGAGCCATTAGCCGGGCAAGAAATCGTGGCCTCCGATACGCAGGTTACATTGGTCGTAAGCGAAGGCCAGGAGAAAACAAGAGTACCAGCCCTGAAAGGTTTGACAGAAGAAGAAGCGAAGGCCAGACTCGAAGAAGCTGGGCTGAAGGTGCAGGTAAAAACGAAACAGAGTTATGAACCTAAGGGCACGGTCATCGACCAATCGCGTCGCGCTGATAATGAAGTGGAGAGGGGCTTGTATGTTCGCATTACGGTGAGTGACGGAAGCCTTCCTGGAGAGTCACGTCAGGTAGAAGAGCCGGTTGACGTTTATCTGAATCCGGGTGAACGGGCCGCGATTGAGATTAAAGTAACGGATGCTGCTGGGCAAGATAAAACGGTGCATACTTCCGTGATCGAACAGAGTATGAAGTTCAAAGTTAAGGTTGTTGTCACGCCTTCTCAGGATGCCCGTATTCAGGTGTACAAGGATGGGCAGCTCTATGAAGAAAAGGAAGTCAAATATAGTGATGTTCCATAA